The following proteins come from a genomic window of Nitrosopumilaceae archaeon AB1(1):
- a CDS encoding MBL fold metallo-hydrolase → MIIHQLPVGSMQNFTYLLYDDTKQSIVIDPSWDLDKIHILLKEHDLSLRYIVNTHHHHDHTVGNGSLAQSTGAQIIQHSASEMKNDIVVSDSDMIEFGNSALKVLHTPGHSKDSMCLVDKTSIFSGDTLFVGSCGRVDLSGGDATELYHSLFDVLYNLDDNLMMYPGHDYGTKKQSTLLEQKKLNPVFQKQSLEDFLMLFA, encoded by the coding sequence ATGATTATTCATCAACTACCAGTAGGCTCAATGCAGAATTTTACCTATCTCTTATACGATGACACAAAACAATCTATTGTGATTGATCCATCGTGGGATCTTGATAAAATTCATATATTGTTAAAAGAGCATGATTTATCTTTACGATATATAGTAAATACTCATCATCATCATGATCATACTGTGGGAAATGGCTCTCTTGCCCAATCCACAGGAGCTCAGATTATACAACATTCTGCATCTGAGATGAAGAATGACATTGTTGTATCTGATTCTGATATGATAGAATTTGGTAACTCTGCCCTCAAAGTCTTACACACACCAGGACACTCTAAAGACAGCATGTGTCTTGTTGATAAGACTAGCATATTCTCTGGTGATACTTTGTTTGTCGGTAGTTGTGGAAGAGTTGATCTCTCTGGTGGAGATGCTACAGAACTGTATCATAGCTTGTTTGATGTATTGTATAACCTGGATGATAATCTGATGATGTACCCTGGACATGATTATGGCACAAAGAAACAATCCACTTTATTAGAACAAAAAAAATTAAATCCTGTATTTCAAAAACAATCTCTAGAAGATTTTCTGATGTTATTTGCTTGA
- a CDS encoding enolase C-terminal domain-like protein, translating into MPKITSVRGRVLYNSRGSKTVEVDVIADNNLGRVCAPSGASVGIHEVVSFPNGPEQAIKILHENEQKFIGIEAGNPKIIYNALHEIDDSANYSNLGGGIAFATSIACAEAASRAINEPLYKTLSDRSNFTFPRPLGNILGGGVHAGPGTPDIQEILVCAIGANTIKEAVETNISVHNELRNILQKKEPYFTNGRGDEGGWAPRLDNDAALEVSVSACESLGFTLGKDVSLGVDFAASTQWDQKKLKYNYERQGFENDSGEQIEYVSEIIKKYKLIYAEDAVHEEAFEDMAEITKQFPNVLIVGDDLITTSRDTLTKAVAIKACNAVILKVNQAGSLYDAMQFAKEADANNIKIITSHKSGESNDYHISHIGVATGSKMLKIGIVGGERMAKINELLRLSEHDLICGMTEL; encoded by the coding sequence TTGCCAAAAATTACCTCAGTTAGGGGTAGAGTATTGTATAATAGTAGAGGGAGTAAGACTGTAGAGGTAGATGTAATAGCAGATAATAATTTGGGTCGTGTATGTGCGCCTTCAGGTGCAAGTGTTGGAATTCACGAGGTTGTATCATTTCCTAATGGACCAGAACAGGCAATTAAAATATTGCATGAGAATGAGCAGAAATTTATTGGAATAGAAGCTGGAAATCCAAAAATAATTTACAATGCACTACATGAGATAGATGACTCTGCAAATTATTCAAATTTAGGGGGCGGGATAGCATTTGCTACAAGCATAGCATGTGCCGAAGCTGCAAGCAGAGCAATAAATGAGCCACTCTACAAAACATTATCAGATAGATCAAATTTCACTTTTCCACGTCCACTTGGAAATATACTAGGAGGAGGAGTTCATGCAGGACCAGGTACGCCAGATATTCAAGAGATTCTAGTATGTGCCATAGGTGCAAATACAATCAAAGAAGCAGTAGAGACGAATATTTCTGTCCATAATGAGTTGAGAAATATTTTACAGAAAAAGGAACCATATTTTACAAATGGGCGCGGAGACGAGGGAGGATGGGCCCCACGTCTTGATAATGATGCGGCGTTGGAAGTATCTGTATCTGCATGTGAGAGTTTGGGATTCACACTGGGCAAAGATGTCTCACTTGGAGTTGATTTTGCAGCATCCACACAGTGGGATCAGAAAAAATTAAAATATAATTATGAACGTCAGGGATTTGAAAATGATTCAGGCGAACAGATAGAGTATGTATCTGAAATTATAAAAAAATACAAATTGATTTATGCAGAAGACGCTGTTCATGAGGAAGCATTTGAAGACATGGCAGAAATTACAAAACAATTTCCTAATGTACTAATCGTAGGAGATGATTTAATTACTACAAGTAGAGACACACTAACAAAGGCAGTTGCAATCAAAGCATGTAACGCAGTTATACTAAAAGTCAATCAGGCCGGTAGTCTGTATGATGCTATGCAATTTGCAAAAGAAGCAGATGCCAATAATATCAAGATAATCACATCTCATAAATCTGGGGAATCTAACGATTACCACATATCTCATATCGGAGTGGCCACAGGCTCGAAGATGCTCAAAATAGGTATAGTAGGTGGGGAGAGAATGGCTAAAATTAATGAGTTATTACGTCTATCAGAGCATGATTTAATATGTGGCATGACGGAGTTGTAA
- a CDS encoding NADH-quinone oxidoreductase subunit D → MTLKQLPPGLQIESSEQDDRIMTLNIGPQHPGSGHMRLIIRVDGDYIVSCDPDPGYVHRGEEKMAEYRNYITNIPHLERPVIHDSCNVLYPYCLAVEDILGLEVPERTQYIRVIASELNRCVYILYWLAIYGIFLGHSTMFMWPAGDRELLIDLLEKMTGARVTHAYFVPGGVRNDLPANFEDACLRQITYFEKRIREYGAIFYDNPILKARTMDTGILSRTDAIRLGTTGSVLRASGVDFDLRKKEPYDVYSELDFQTQVMKAGDSYARSKVPWLDMLESCNIIKDALSKMPKSGSVRLKLKPNLKGGDVESYRRVESGRGSLGAFVVSKSKPEPYRVKLSVPSFRNLICIPYLLQGEKLGNMPAVYWSLNYWPVEADR, encoded by the coding sequence ATGACACTAAAACAATTACCTCCTGGTCTGCAGATCGAATCATCAGAACAAGATGATCGCATTATGACATTAAATATCGGTCCTCAGCATCCGGGTTCAGGACACATGAGATTAATCATTCGTGTTGATGGTGATTATATTGTATCTTGTGATCCGGATCCTGGTTATGTACATCGTGGTGAGGAAAAAATGGCAGAGTATAGAAATTATATCACAAATATTCCACATCTTGAACGACCAGTGATTCACGATTCATGTAACGTATTGTATCCCTATTGTTTGGCAGTGGAAGATATCCTGGGATTAGAAGTTCCTGAAAGGACTCAATATATCCGTGTAATTGCCTCAGAGCTGAATAGATGTGTATACATACTATACTGGCTTGCAATTTATGGAATTTTTCTTGGGCACTCTACCATGTTTATGTGGCCAGCAGGTGATCGTGAATTACTCATTGACTTGTTAGAAAAGATGACCGGAGCACGAGTCACACATGCATATTTTGTTCCAGGTGGAGTTCGTAATGATCTTCCGGCCAACTTTGAAGATGCATGTCTGCGTCAAATAACATATTTTGAGAAACGTATCAGAGAGTATGGTGCAATATTTTATGACAATCCAATTCTAAAGGCCAGAACAATGGACACTGGTATTTTGTCTCGTACTGATGCCATACGACTTGGAACTACCGGCTCAGTATTACGTGCAAGTGGTGTTGATTTTGATCTAAGAAAGAAAGAACCATATGATGTTTATAGTGAATTAGATTTTCAGACGCAGGTAATGAAAGCCGGTGACTCTTATGCTCGCTCCAAGGTACCTTGGCTTGACATGTTGGAGAGTTGCAATATAATTAAAGATGCACTATCCAAAATGCCAAAATCCGGTTCTGTACGACTAAAGTTAAAACCTAATCTCAAAGGTGGAGATGTTGAATCTTACAGACGAGTAGAGTCTGGACGTGGCTCACTAGGCGCATTTGTCGTATCTAAAAGTAAACCTGAACCATACCGTGTAAAGTTGAGTGTTCCCTCTTTTAGAAATTTAATCTGTATACCATATTTGTTGCAAGGTGAAAAATTAGGTAATATGCCTGCCGTTTATTGGAGTCTTAATTACTGGCCTGTGGAAGCTGATCGATAA
- a CDS encoding redoxin domain-containing protein, protein MSINVGDKAPDFELVDTQSKMRKLSEFLGKKIILSFFVVASSPVCETELCKFRDSKDELANLGAQVVALSNDGPFANKAFAEKNHITYPILSDYTSDTIRAYDVLLPDLLHIKNYNAAKRSIFILDENGTITFKWITDDPLVEPDYQKIKEHLNKSA, encoded by the coding sequence TTGAGCATAAATGTTGGAGATAAAGCACCTGATTTTGAGCTTGTAGATACACAGTCGAAGATGAGAAAATTATCAGAGTTTTTAGGTAAAAAGATCATCTTGTCATTCTTTGTAGTCGCCAGCTCCCCAGTATGTGAAACTGAATTGTGTAAATTTAGAGATTCAAAAGATGAGTTGGCAAATTTGGGAGCACAAGTTGTCGCACTAAGTAATGACGGACCATTTGCAAACAAGGCATTTGCAGAAAAAAATCACATCACATATCCAATACTAAGTGACTATACTAGTGACACGATACGAGCATATGACGTGTTGTTACCAGATTTACTTCATATAAAAAATTACAATGCAGCCAAGCGTTCCATTTTTATTTTAGACGAAAATGGAACAATAACATTCAAGTGGATAACAGATGATCCTCTAGTAGAGCCAGACTATCAAAAAATTAAAGAACATTTGAATAAATCTGCATAA
- a CDS encoding NADH-quinone oxidoreductase subunit A, producing MFGFALLAVSPALLISRMIAPRRHSNPVKFLPMECGQVPSGVGRTHFMMQYYAYVLMFVVFDVMAIFLYAWGSSLLNLPPSATLPILGFLAIMFGAMAFALHLSKKKNIW from the coding sequence ATGTTTGGTTTTGCACTTTTAGCCGTCAGCCCTGCACTCCTAATCTCACGTATGATAGCCCCCCGTCGTCATAGTAACCCTGTAAAATTTTTACCCATGGAATGTGGTCAGGTTCCATCCGGAGTTGGTAGAACTCATTTTATGATGCAATATTATGCATACGTACTCATGTTTGTTGTCTTTGATGTAATGGCTATATTCCTCTATGCATGGGGAAGTTCATTGCTGAATTTACCACCTAGTGCCACTCTTCCAATACTTGGATTCTTAGCCATCATGTTTGGAGCAATGGCATTTGCTTTACATTTATCTAAGAAAAAAAATATATGGTGA
- a CDS encoding 30S ribosomal protein S2 gives MSENSAEDMKKKLVASGVQIGTRVKTKFMKPFIIKTETDGTYTMDIDITIGRIKAAAKFINRMEPKNVIVCSGSSYPEKPIEKLCDIIGTVKMLGRFMPGTLTNPALPYYIEPKLVVISDPLTNLQAIREATNAGIPVIGIANTDNLTSNLDVIIPANNKGRKALAATYWYLVREILILQGKMTEDDTMEEDIDSFETKTTELQSPDVASV, from the coding sequence ATGAGTGAGAATAGCGCTGAGGATATGAAGAAAAAGCTTGTAGCGTCCGGTGTACAGATTGGTACAAGGGTAAAAACCAAGTTTATGAAACCATTCATTATCAAAACAGAGACTGATGGAACATATACCATGGATATCGACATCACCATTGGAAGAATCAAAGCGGCAGCTAAATTCATCAATAGAATGGAGCCTAAAAATGTCATTGTCTGTTCTGGAAGTAGTTATCCAGAAAAACCAATTGAGAAATTATGTGATATTATTGGTACAGTAAAGATGTTAGGAAGATTCATGCCAGGTACTCTTACAAACCCTGCACTTCCATATTACATCGAACCCAAACTAGTAGTCATATCAGATCCATTGACAAATCTACAAGCAATTAGGGAAGCTACAAATGCAGGAATACCTGTTATTGGTATTGCAAACACTGACAATTTAACATCTAACCTTGATGTAATAATACCGGCTAATAACAAAGGCAGAAAAGCTCTGGCTGCAACATATTGGTATCTAGTACGAGAGATCTTGATCCTTCAAGGTAAGATGACTGAAGATGATACCATGGAAGAGGATATAGACAGTTTTGAGACAAAGACTACCGAACTGCAAAGCCCGGATGTTGCTAGTGTGTGA
- the glmS gene encoding glutamine--fructose-6-phosphate transaminase (isomerizing) gives MCSIIGYSGKEGASPIIVKGLRRMEYRGYDSVGVATKSDTIEMKKGTGRVDEVNKTVGLDTLEGNVGIGHTRWATHGAVTEINAHPHYSNSGKIAIVHNGIIENYSVLKEQLEKDGYTFQSQTDTEVISNLLQKHYDSCKDVKNAILETVGELTGEYAFIALFEDGTLVAVRDNKSLIIGIGKEEYFLSSDVLGFIENTNDVIYVDNKSVTIIDKNGLNVITFDGTSIKHEIVKVAKEFSDVDKGEYASFTFKEITEQPQKNLQAGDDDTVMNQAASMISSAKNIYITGSGTSFHAALITKIILAKFAKIKIDPILSSEFIVESYMMNSDSLLIAMSQSGESADVLKAVSVAKKSGMKILSIINSVPSELMRESTLNIRMNCGPEIGVAATKSFSAQMVIAYKIANKLCKDCIDIDFEKISKTIQEILDDHSQIKEIVKDLKEISDIYILGRGINYPMALEAALKIKELTYVHAEGMAGGELKHGPLALIDSRSFVMVINPSDSTYEETKTSISEIKTRGAKVIGISDKNDNMYDYWIKIPTVLESVFPLIEIIPIQLFAYYLSIEKDIDPDYPRNLAKSVTVK, from the coding sequence ATGTGTTCAATCATTGGCTATAGTGGAAAAGAGGGGGCGTCACCAATAATAGTAAAAGGATTACGTAGAATGGAGTATCGTGGATATGACAGTGTTGGCGTAGCTACAAAATCAGATACAATAGAGATGAAAAAAGGTACGGGTAGAGTAGACGAGGTAAACAAAACAGTTGGATTAGATACGTTAGAAGGTAATGTTGGGATTGGACATACGAGATGGGCAACACATGGGGCAGTAACTGAGATAAATGCACATCCGCACTATAGTAATTCTGGAAAAATTGCTATTGTACATAATGGAATAATTGAAAATTATTCTGTTTTAAAGGAACAGTTGGAAAAGGACGGATATACATTTCAAAGTCAAACAGATACTGAGGTAATCTCAAATTTACTCCAAAAACACTATGACTCATGCAAGGATGTAAAAAATGCTATACTAGAGACAGTAGGGGAATTAACCGGAGAGTATGCATTCATTGCCCTATTTGAAGATGGAACGCTTGTTGCGGTTCGTGATAACAAATCGCTAATAATTGGAATCGGAAAAGAAGAATATTTTTTGTCTAGTGACGTGTTGGGTTTTATTGAAAATACCAATGATGTAATTTATGTCGATAACAAATCTGTAACAATAATCGATAAAAATGGTTTGAATGTAATTACGTTTGATGGTACTAGCATAAAACATGAAATAGTAAAGGTCGCAAAAGAATTTTCAGATGTAGATAAAGGAGAATACGCCTCATTCACATTCAAAGAGATAACCGAACAACCTCAAAAAAATTTACAGGCAGGAGATGATGACACAGTTATGAATCAAGCTGCATCTATGATTAGTTCGGCAAAAAATATCTACATAACTGGAAGTGGTACAAGTTTTCACGCCGCTTTAATAACAAAGATTATTCTAGCAAAATTCGCAAAAATTAAGATCGATCCCATACTTTCAAGTGAATTTATAGTTGAATCATACATGATGAATTCAGATTCGCTGTTAATTGCCATGTCACAGAGTGGTGAGAGTGCAGATGTGTTAAAAGCTGTATCTGTTGCAAAAAAATCTGGTATGAAGATATTAAGTATTATAAACTCAGTACCATCTGAGTTGATGCGTGAATCAACATTAAATATCAGAATGAACTGTGGACCAGAGATTGGCGTAGCTGCAACAAAGAGTTTCAGTGCACAAATGGTAATCGCATATAAAATTGCAAACAAGTTGTGCAAAGATTGTATTGACATTGATTTTGAAAAAATATCCAAGACTATACAAGAAATCTTAGATGATCATTCACAGATTAAAGAGATTGTCAAGGATCTAAAAGAGATATCTGATATTTACATACTTGGTAGAGGTATTAATTACCCAATGGCGTTAGAGGCGGCATTAAAGATCAAAGAGCTCACCTATGTACATGCAGAAGGCATGGCAGGAGGAGAACTCAAACATGGGCCACTTGCATTGATTGACTCGAGAAGTTTTGTTATGGTGATTAATCCATCAGATTCAACATATGAGGAAACAAAAACTAGTATTTCAGAGATTAAAACACGGGGGGCCAAAGTCATAGGTATCTCTGACAAAAATGACAATATGTATGATTACTGGATAAAAATTCCCACAGTTTTAGAATCTGTATTTCCATTGATAGAGATTATTCCAATTCAACTCTTTGCATACTATTTATCAATAGAGAAAGACATAGATCCAGATTATCCACGTAATTTGGCAAAATCAGTTACGGTAAAGTAG
- a CDS encoding TIGR00303 family protein: protein MLDDSIILHTMQDAGEKFTDSIIGKDFLFTLVLSFTKTCEIPGITVAGAQPAVLKFTAAGDAEYIHYGKCKSIDTIPMTPDGKPTPALLTRASLLASKMPYQFVDAGCLISPQSPLVRTGLPPTNNIDKTNASTRQDVLNAVDAGKRLGQKIIPQNYLVIGESMPGGTTSALAVLCGMNKDAKVSSSMPQNPISLKESVVAHALDRITSSDNPYDIVSKVGDLFIPFTAGMLCEASRRMPVLLAGGTQMAAVLVFADFLKFDKNKTALGTTKYIIDDKSANLISMLDDLQVPLLAINPQLDKSSFIGLQSYARGFVKEGARSGGTMIASMLSTSMSSMDLLKFIDDEYTRLSTLP, encoded by the coding sequence TTGCTTGATGACTCTATTATTCTACATACAATGCAAGATGCAGGAGAAAAATTTACAGATTCAATCATTGGTAAAGATTTTCTCTTTACCCTTGTGTTATCTTTTACAAAAACATGTGAAATTCCCGGTATCACTGTTGCCGGAGCTCAACCTGCAGTTTTAAAATTTACAGCCGCAGGAGATGCAGAGTATATCCATTATGGAAAATGTAAAAGTATTGATACAATACCTATGACCCCTGATGGAAAACCCACACCTGCGCTTTTAACTAGAGCATCACTTCTTGCATCCAAAATGCCATATCAATTCGTTGATGCAGGATGTCTAATTTCTCCCCAATCCCCGCTTGTGCGTACGGGTCTACCACCTACAAATAACATTGATAAAACTAATGCATCAACACGGCAAGATGTCTTGAATGCTGTTGATGCAGGCAAGAGACTTGGACAAAAAATTATACCACAAAACTATCTTGTTATAGGAGAATCCATGCCAGGGGGTACAACTAGTGCCCTTGCAGTACTGTGTGGTATGAATAAAGATGCCAAGGTGAGTTCAAGCATGCCGCAGAATCCTATATCTTTGAAAGAATCTGTTGTGGCACACGCACTTGATCGAATCACTTCCTCAGACAATCCATACGATATAGTCTCCAAAGTCGGTGATCTCTTTATACCATTTACAGCAGGTATGTTGTGTGAAGCGTCTAGAAGAATGCCAGTATTGTTGGCAGGTGGAACACAAATGGCAGCTGTATTGGTATTTGCAGATTTTTTAAAATTTGATAAAAACAAAACCGCGTTGGGCACTACCAAATACATCATAGATGATAAATCTGCAAATCTGATATCTATGTTGGATGATCTTCAAGTTCCATTATTAGCCATAAATCCACAATTGGATAAATCATCTTTTATTGGATTGCAATCATATGCTCGGGGATTTGTTAAAGAAGGTGCNAGGAGTGGTGGTACAATGATTGCAAGTATGTTATCTACTAGTATGTCTAGTATGGATTTGTTAAAGTTTATTGATGATGAATATACGCGCCTGTCTACTTTACCGTAA
- the nuoB gene encoding NADH-quinone oxidoreductase subunit NuoB — protein sequence MVENLITPHNVNAFVGKLGDILIKAIGEPLGYAINWGRLWSLWPVHIETACCSVEFGAASGPKYDVERFGIIEAFGSLRQCDLVVVQGTITRKMAPRLRLVYDQMPEPKYVIAMGACAITGGLYFDSYNVLPGIDGILPVDVYVPGCPPRPETLIQGCMLLQEKIKRMKVR from the coding sequence ATGGTTGAAAATTTAATTACTCCACATAATGTAAATGCCTTCGTAGGTAAACTTGGAGATATTCTAATCAAGGCGATTGGCGAACCTCTAGGTTATGCAATTAACTGGGGTAGATTGTGGTCTCTTTGGCCTGTTCATATAGAAACGGCATGTTGTAGTGTAGAGTTTGGCGCCGCATCTGGTCCTAAATATGATGTTGAGCGTTTTGGAATTATTGAGGCATTCGGTTCACTACGTCAATGTGATCTAGTTGTTGTTCAAGGTACGATTACAAGAAAGATGGCCCCTCGACTTCGACTTGTTTATGATCAAATGCCTGAACCAAAGTATGTAATTGCAATGGGGGCATGTGCGATAACCGGTGGATTGTACTTTGACTCGTATAATGTTCTTCCAGGTATAGATGGAATTTTGCCTGTAGATGTTTATGTACCTGGTTGTCCTCCAAGACCTGAAACATTAATTCAAGGCTGTATGCTACTACAAGAAAAGATCAAAAGGATGAAGGTTCGGTAA
- a CDS encoding RNA-binding protein encodes MSLVDAKASLDKISKSLDTKLDAREFLIRNTRDIVTLASQAIISIHKEDIRTAKVKINKATKLLEKYRKKSKGGLNKYLQMPEQELVEASALLCIVQKKNIPSIKSLNVSEESYVLGLLDCIGECKRLVYDKIRKDKVKEASRVFELMEDLYLHLYPFAAQDKILREARRKLDVNRILVENVRATLTEDIRRTKLLSDIVKSKLMNQ; translated from the coding sequence ATGTCACTTGTAGATGCAAAGGCATCATTAGATAAAATTTCAAAATCATTAGATACAAAACTTGATGCTAGAGAATTTTTAATTAGGAATACTAGAGATATTGTTACCTTGGCAAGTCAAGCAATAATATCAATACATAAAGAAGACATACGAACGGCCAAAGTAAAAATCAACAAAGCTACAAAATTATTAGAAAAATATAGGAAAAAAAGTAAAGGAGGTTTAAATAAATACCTCCAGATGCCGGAACAAGAATTGGTAGAAGCATCTGCGTTGCTATGTATCGTGCAAAAAAAGAACATTCCATCTATAAAATCATTAAATGTTTCAGAAGAGTCATATGTTTTGGGATTATTAGATTGCATCGGAGAATGTAAGAGATTAGTTTATGATAAAATCAGAAAAGATAAAGTAAAAGAGGCATCACGTGTGTTTGAACTAATGGAGGATCTCTATTTACACCTATACCCATTTGCAGCACAAGATAAAATTTTACGCGAGGCAAGAAGAAAATTAGATGTAAATAGAATACTAGTAGAGAACGTAAGGGCTACACTAACTGAAGATATCAGAAGAACAAAATTATTGTCAGATATAGTGAAATCCAAATTAATGAATCAGTAA
- a CDS encoding DNA-directed RNA polymerase subunit N: protein MLVPVRCFTCGNMLADKYEDYKKKIAANENPAKVLDSLGMDRYCCRRMLLTTVETIQQIIPFYEAVERRRLEIEAEIE, encoded by the coding sequence GTGTTAGTTCCAGTAAGATGTTTTACCTGTGGAAATATGTTAGCAGATAAGTATGAAGACTATAAGAAAAAAATTGCAGCAAATGAAAATCCGGCAAAAGTTTTAGATTCACTTGGTATGGACAGATATTGTTGTAGAAGGATGTTATTAACAACAGTTGAGACAATTCAACAAATCATTCCATTCTATGAAGCAGTTGAAAGAAGACGACTGGAAATAGAAGCAGAGATCGAATAA
- a CDS encoding NADH-quinone oxidoreductase subunit C — protein MSSTDPTIKTPDTVDSKDSATPSVSVPEFEGSIANKITEKFKDAKIQFVILKRIRVNVALDSVLDVATFIRDELGFDHAESVTGVDYPEDKEIEVIYHLGSYTNSDLAGQVLTLATRVPREDIPDPGNDSTRMPSLRDVFYSVEFHERECFEMLGVYFTSHPDNRRLLLPEDWADLPPMRKDFRIKGR, from the coding sequence ATGAGCTCTACTGATCCGACCATCAAAACCCCTGACACCGTGGATTCAAAAGACTCTGCCACACCTAGTGTTAGTGTGCCTGAGTTTGAAGGCTCGATAGCCAATAAAATAACTGAAAAGTTCAAAGATGCAAAAATTCAATTTGTAATTCTAAAAAGAATTCGTGTAAATGTGGCTCTTGACTCTGTATTGGATGTTGCAACTTTTATTCGTGACGAGTTGGGATTTGATCACGCCGAATCAGTTACTGGTGTAGATTATCCCGAAGATAAAGAGATTGAAGTGATTTATCATTTGGGATCTTATACAAATTCTGATCTTGCCGGACAAGTATTGACTCTTGCAACACGTGTACCAAGAGAGGACATACCTGATCCTGGAAATGACTCTACTAGGATGCCAAGTCTACGAGATGTATTTTATAGTGTAGAATTTCATGAGCGAGAATGCTTTGAGATGCTTGGTGTATATTTCACCTCACATCCAGATAACAGAAGACTACTTTTACCCGAAGATTGGGCTGATCTACCTCCTATGAGAAAAGATTTCAGGATAAAGGGCCGATGA
- a CDS encoding NAD(P)H-hydrate epimerase has product MEITINQMLQIENRGHQMGFLKKFMMENAGAAASRHLLNRFVDISSKHIVIFVGNGNNGGDGMVVARHMAGLGAKVDLILLDNPESIKTDEANWNWNLLTKMNSVNKLNSIDQINGEPDAIVDAILGTGFTGTIREPYRAAVQFINDSRAFKLSVDIPTGLDLSADDVDLVVRPDVTVTFHKVKIGMKKFENICGRLVLERIGIPPEAEQDIL; this is encoded by the coding sequence GTGGAAATTACAATCAATCAAATGTTGCAGATTGAAAATCGTGGTCATCAGATGGGATTTTTAAAAAAATTTATGATGGAAAATGCCGGAGCTGCTGCTTCACGACATTTACTTAATCGTTTTGTAGATATATCATCTAAACATATTGTAATATTTGTCGGTAATGGAAATAACGGTGGTGATGGAATGGTTGTCGCAAGACACATGGCAGGTCTTGGCGCCAAGGTGGATTTGATATTACTAGATAATCCTGAATCCATTAAAACTGATGAGGCAAATTGGAATTGGAACTTGCTCACAAAGATGAATTCTGTAAACAAATTGAATAGCATTGATCAAATTAATGGTGAACCCGATGCGATCGTAGATGCAATTTTAGGTACTGGATTTACCGGTACTATTAGGGAGCCGTACCGTGCAGCAGTTCAATTCATCAATGACTCACGTGCCTTTAAGTTATCTGTGGATATTCCCACAGGTCTTGATCTTAGTGCAGATGATGTGGATCTAGTTGTACGACCTGATGTTACAGTAACATTTCATAAAGTCAAAATAGGTATGAAGAAATTTGAAAATATATGTGGCAGATTGGTATTGGAGAGAATAGGAATACCTCCAGAAGCTGAACAAGATATCCTATGA